In Paenibacillus sonchi, a single genomic region encodes these proteins:
- a CDS encoding ABC transporter permease: MALGIPLGLLAAFFRGKFETVTMRLADIFLSFPNIILILFLVSIFGPSIITVTVVIGILGWPFFARLMFGTVLSIKEKDYIEGAAAIGEKQRTIIFKYILPNAIAPILIQVTFRIAGAIILESSLSFLGMGVQPPAASWGNMLYNAQSITILSERPWMWLPPGLLLILTILSINFVGNGLRDALDPKTRL, translated from the coding sequence GTGGCGCTGGGGATTCCGCTCGGGCTGCTGGCTGCCTTTTTCCGGGGGAAGTTCGAAACGGTGACCATGCGGTTAGCTGATATCTTCCTGTCCTTCCCGAATATAATTCTGATCCTGTTTCTGGTCTCTATTTTTGGCCCTTCCATTATTACGGTAACTGTGGTAATCGGCATACTGGGCTGGCCGTTTTTCGCCAGGCTCATGTTTGGCACCGTGCTGAGCATCAAAGAAAAGGATTATATCGAAGGTGCAGCCGCTATCGGCGAGAAGCAGAGAACCATCATTTTCAAATACATTTTGCCCAACGCCATCGCGCCGATCCTCATTCAAGTCACTTTTCGGATTGCCGGGGCGATCATTCTTGAATCGTCACTGAGCTTTCTCGGCATGGGTGTTCAGCCTCCGGCTGCTTCCTGGGGGAATATGCTGTACAATGCGCAGTCCATCACGATTTTATCGGAACGGCCATGGATGTGGCTGCCTCCCGGACTTCTGCTTATCCTCACTATCTTATCCATCAATTTTGTCGGCAACGGCCTGCGGGACGCATTGGACCCCAAAACCAGACTTTAA
- a CDS encoding ABC transporter permease, translating into MKTYVLRRLLIALPTFLGITILVFFVSYLASGSPLELLLSNQNISESEIERQRIKLGLDQPVYMQYFSWLGNMLTGNFGESYRTMEAVTGMILKGLGATSILVVASVLLACLIAIPLGIQSARHQSKLWDNLAAVFSFLATSTPSFFIALVLLYLFSVKLQLLPIGGMYTVGTANSFLSLLAHLIMPCLVLSFHMMGTLIQFTRSSMLEVMREDYVRTAKAKGLQERVLIVKHVLRNSLIPVVTYLGMEIPLLLGGAVVTEQVFSWPGIGKLMIQSISARDYPVIMGVTVLVALAVLIFNLITDLVYGLLDPRIRYD; encoded by the coding sequence ATGAAAACATATGTATTGCGGCGGCTGCTCATCGCATTGCCGACGTTTTTGGGAATTACCATACTGGTGTTTTTTGTTTCCTACCTGGCGTCGGGAAGCCCGCTGGAGCTGCTGCTCAGCAATCAAAACATTTCGGAATCCGAAATTGAGCGGCAGCGGATCAAGCTTGGTTTGGACCAGCCGGTCTATATGCAGTATTTTTCCTGGCTGGGCAATATGCTTACAGGCAATTTCGGCGAATCCTACCGGACGATGGAAGCCGTGACCGGCATGATTCTTAAAGGCTTGGGGGCCACCTCCATTCTAGTTGTCGCTTCGGTCCTCCTGGCCTGCCTGATTGCCATTCCGTTAGGCATCCAGTCGGCAAGGCACCAAAGTAAATTATGGGACAACCTGGCCGCTGTGTTTTCCTTCCTGGCCACCTCAACGCCCAGCTTTTTTATTGCCTTGGTGCTGCTTTATTTATTTTCGGTAAAATTGCAGCTTCTGCCCATCGGCGGAATGTACACCGTTGGGACAGCTAACAGTTTCTTGTCATTATTGGCGCATCTGATTATGCCTTGCCTGGTGCTGTCCTTTCACATGATGGGGACGCTGATTCAATTTACGCGCAGCAGCATGCTGGAGGTGATGCGGGAGGACTACGTCCGGACTGCCAAAGCGAAGGGATTACAGGAGCGTGTGCTGATTGTAAAACATGTGCTCCGGAATTCCCTGATCCCGGTGGTTACCTATCTGGGGATGGAGATTCCGCTTCTGCTCGGCGGTGCGGTCGTTACCGAACAGGTTTTTTCCTGGCCGGGGATCGGTAAGCTGATGATTCAGTCCATCTCCGCCCGTGACTACCCTGTCATTATGGGAGTTACGGTGCTGGTTGCGCTGGCAGTCTTGATTTTCAATCTTATTACGGATCTTGTCTATGGATTGTTGGATCCGAGGATTCGTTATGACTAG
- a CDS encoding SIS domain-containing protein yields MEIKDIISDIRSKLKENGGLKHIYFVACGGSQAAIFSGHYLIQKEARTFGTSIYNSSEFVHATPAMLDEQCIVVLCSLKATAETVQAVQLANERGAYTIAMTGFPTTEMATNGMYPVVYSNGEQQVYSQGNQSSVLRISFEILHQFEGYAHYQAALEAFTKVDSIVASARTYIKRIASRFADEYKDDEIFYVMASGPAYSTAYTMAYCHFMEMQWKHAVPMHSGEYFHGPFETTDKNIPIILFVSEGATRPLDERALTFLTRYAQRVTVIDAKELGINIIDDSVAEYFLSVIMIPVERDIVSRMAEIRNHSMNMRRYMWKVEY; encoded by the coding sequence ATGGAAATTAAGGACATTATCAGTGACATCAGAAGCAAGCTCAAGGAAAACGGGGGACTGAAGCATATTTATTTTGTTGCCTGCGGAGGCTCCCAGGCGGCCATCTTCAGCGGCCATTATCTCATTCAAAAAGAGGCCCGGACCTTCGGAACCTCGATCTACAACAGCAGTGAATTTGTCCATGCGACACCGGCGATGCTGGATGAACAGTGCATTGTGGTGCTGTGCTCGCTAAAGGCGACGGCTGAAACGGTGCAAGCCGTTCAACTGGCGAATGAGCGGGGAGCCTATACGATCGCCATGACCGGGTTTCCCACCACAGAGATGGCCACAAACGGCATGTATCCCGTAGTCTATTCGAACGGAGAGCAGCAAGTTTACAGCCAAGGCAACCAATCCTCCGTCCTGCGCATCAGCTTTGAAATTCTGCATCAGTTCGAAGGTTATGCGCACTACCAGGCGGCGCTCGAAGCATTCACCAAGGTGGACTCGATAGTGGCCAGTGCCCGCACTTATATCAAACGTATCGCCAGCAGGTTTGCGGATGAATACAAGGACGATGAAATCTTCTACGTCATGGCCAGCGGCCCGGCCTATAGCACAGCCTATACGATGGCCTATTGCCACTTTATGGAGATGCAATGGAAGCATGCGGTGCCGATGCATTCAGGTGAATATTTTCATGGACCGTTTGAAACGACCGATAAAAACATCCCGATCATCCTCTTTGTGTCTGAAGGCGCCACCCGTCCGCTCGACGAACGGGCTTTGACCTTCCTGACCCGCTATGCCCAGCGGGTGACTGTCATCGATGCAAAAGAACTGGGAATTAACATCATTGACGATTCCGTTGCCGAGTATTTCCTCTCCGTCATCATGATCCCGGTGGAACGGGATATCGTGTCCCGTATGGCTGAGATCAGAAATCATTCTATGAATATGCGCAGATACATGTGGAAGGTGGAATATTAA
- a CDS encoding hydantoinase B/oxoprolinase family protein, which produces MNKHKVDAVTVEIVGNLLLTIAEEIGISIIKSAYSSNIKERRDISAAVFDPEGNLVAQAEHVPMHLGSLLSIVKEVYNKYPPEAIQRGDMFIGNDPYNGGGTHLPDITIVAPVFAGERLIGWVANLAHHSDVGGKVPGSTSGDAVSIYQEGIKIPISKICRQDEVNEEIVDFIMTNSRIPEERYGDLHAQMASNRVGVRRLLEAYEQYGETLVLSMAQLQNYAERRLRAGIEKLQDGEYSFTDYMDDAGAASPDPIKLTVKITIQGDAMELDFAGSQPQVNGPINVTYNGLLATVFYSIKALIDPDIYSNAGIYRAFTIKAEPGLIINARNPAPVGARIDTCMRVSDVIFGAMAPLVPERAIAGCNSSCTTAVFSGYDPRDPDQFYVYLETIAGGSGASRRADGLNGVQVHLTNTSNLPIEALEMEFPLVIVREYSLIEDSGGPGEFRGGLGIRREFESRFDQVTFTGLGDRQKFLPWGLNGGGEGAGGVYQLKRADNSVERLPSKCTEIVLNRGDRIVIHTPGAGGYGNPADRDPSLVLKDVIEKKISIRQAKEKYGLQIIQTPQGYQIAQQ; this is translated from the coding sequence ATGAATAAGCACAAGGTCGATGCAGTGACGGTTGAAATTGTCGGAAATCTGCTGCTCACGATTGCAGAAGAAATAGGCATCAGCATCATCAAGAGCGCCTACTCCTCGAATATCAAGGAACGGCGGGATATATCTGCCGCAGTCTTTGACCCGGAAGGCAATCTGGTGGCCCAGGCTGAACATGTGCCGATGCATTTGGGTTCATTGCTCAGCATCGTTAAGGAGGTGTATAACAAGTATCCGCCGGAAGCCATACAGCGGGGAGACATGTTTATCGGAAATGATCCATATAACGGAGGCGGGACCCATCTTCCGGATATTACGATCGTAGCACCAGTGTTCGCGGGCGAAAGGCTCATCGGCTGGGTGGCCAATTTGGCCCATCACAGCGACGTAGGCGGAAAGGTGCCGGGCTCCACCTCCGGCGACGCCGTCAGTATTTATCAGGAAGGGATAAAAATCCCCATCTCCAAAATTTGCCGCCAGGATGAGGTCAATGAAGAGATTGTAGATTTTATTATGACCAACAGCCGCATTCCGGAAGAACGTTACGGCGATCTCCATGCGCAAATGGCCTCCAACCGGGTTGGGGTGAGAAGGTTGCTGGAAGCCTATGAACAATATGGGGAGACGCTGGTCTTAAGCATGGCCCAGCTGCAAAATTATGCAGAGCGCAGATTAAGGGCGGGCATCGAAAAGCTTCAGGATGGTGAATACAGCTTTACCGATTACATGGATGATGCCGGAGCGGCCAGCCCCGATCCCATCAAGCTGACCGTAAAAATTACCATTCAGGGAGATGCGATGGAACTGGACTTTGCGGGCTCACAGCCGCAGGTAAACGGCCCGATCAATGTCACGTATAACGGGCTGCTGGCCACTGTCTTTTATTCGATCAAAGCGCTCATAGATCCGGATATATACTCCAACGCAGGCATTTACCGTGCATTTACGATCAAGGCCGAACCCGGACTGATTATCAACGCACGCAATCCGGCCCCGGTCGGTGCGCGGATCGACACCTGCATGCGGGTCAGTGACGTTATCTTCGGCGCGATGGCACCGCTGGTCCCGGAAAGGGCCATCGCAGGGTGCAACAGTTCATGCACGACGGCGGTATTCAGCGGATATGATCCCCGTGATCCCGATCAATTCTATGTCTATCTGGAGACGATCGCCGGAGGCTCCGGGGCCAGCCGGCGGGCTGACGGGCTGAACGGCGTGCAGGTTCATTTGACGAATACCTCCAACTTACCGATTGAAGCGCTGGAAATGGAGTTTCCGCTCGTTATCGTGCGGGAATATTCCCTGATTGAAGACAGCGGCGGACCGGGTGAGTTCCGCGGAGGCCTGGGAATCCGCCGGGAGTTCGAGTCCCGGTTTGACCAGGTTACGTTCACAGGACTTGGAGACAGGCAGAAGTTTCTCCCCTGGGGCTTGAATGGCGGCGGAGAGGGAGCAGGGGGCGTCTATCAGCTGAAACGCGCCGACAATTCTGTAGAAAGACTCCCTTCCAAATGTACAGAGATCGTCCTGAACCGGGGGGACCGGATCGTCATCCACACGCCGGGGGCTGGCGGCTACGGCAATCCGGCCGACAGAGACCCTTCACTTGTCCTGAAAGACGTCATTGAGAAGAAGATCAGTATCCGGCAGGCGAAAGAGAAGTATGGCCTGCAAATCATCCAGACCCCGCAGGGATATCAAATTGCCCAACAATAA
- a CDS encoding hydantoinase/oxoprolinase family protein, translated as MSYMIGVDVGGTFTDFSLFDKKLGKLSHFKHSSTPEDPSKAIVDGVIHILSEHAILPGDVSYLAHGTTVATNALIEKKGARIGLITTKGFKDLMEIGWQKRPSLYDLLKKKPPSLIESGLIYEVKERILYDGTVETDIDEEEISAVVRALAAQGVEGFAVCTLFSFINPAHELKIRELILRECPDAYITLSSQLVPEFREYSRMSTTVLNTYLGPVMKRYVDRFGTSVADAGVEADPYITQSNGSVISIAETIESPVKTAVSGPSAGVIGANYIAGQCGIDKIITFDMGGTSIDVSLIENGVAQISNERLIEGYPARIPMIDIATVGAGGGSIGQIDEGGALKVGPQSAGALPGPACYGRGGELPTVTDANVVLGKLNPYRILGGRMEIKAPLAEQAITRHISQKSGLSPDEAAAGIVSVVNSNMIRAIRVVSVEKGYDPREFTLMAFGGAGPLHACEVAQKMGIHRVLIPPSPGTLCSLGLLMADTKFDLSHSRMLIADPSNVPALQEIFSRMIRDGSAFLDKEQVGDTEREFKCTVECRYEKQNYEIPISIDPGLTGDVLEQMIQTFHAEHEKLYGYSNHNKKIQMVNYRVSAIGVIDKPDLPVKEAVPGAKPPEPAEVRNVLFEGEPVRHLTNVYHRDEIETGCQIQGPAIIEEMDSTTILPPHWEAYVDELGNIRAAYREVKGNE; from the coding sequence ATGAGCTATATGATTGGCGTGGATGTCGGCGGAACATTTACCGATTTTTCTTTGTTCGATAAAAAGCTGGGCAAGCTGAGCCATTTCAAGCACAGCTCCACCCCGGAAGATCCATCGAAAGCCATTGTCGACGGTGTCATTCATATTTTAAGCGAGCATGCGATTCTTCCGGGTGACGTAAGTTATCTTGCCCATGGGACTACAGTGGCGACCAATGCGCTTATTGAGAAAAAGGGCGCCCGGATCGGACTCATTACGACAAAGGGGTTCAAAGACTTAATGGAAATCGGCTGGCAAAAGAGGCCGTCCTTATACGACCTTCTCAAAAAGAAGCCGCCGAGCCTGATCGAATCCGGACTGATCTATGAAGTGAAAGAAAGAATCCTCTACGATGGCACGGTCGAGACGGACATTGATGAAGAAGAGATTTCGGCGGTTGTCCGCGCTTTGGCCGCCCAAGGTGTGGAAGGGTTCGCCGTATGCACTTTATTTTCGTTCATTAACCCGGCCCATGAGCTGAAGATCAGGGAACTGATTTTACGGGAATGCCCGGATGCCTATATCACACTGTCCTCCCAGCTTGTTCCTGAATTCCGGGAATATTCGCGGATGAGCACAACGGTGCTGAACACCTATCTTGGTCCTGTAATGAAGAGGTACGTTGACAGATTCGGCACATCGGTGGCTGATGCGGGAGTGGAGGCAGATCCTTATATTACGCAATCCAACGGCTCCGTGATTTCGATTGCGGAAACCATTGAAAGTCCGGTCAAAACGGCGGTATCCGGCCCAAGCGCAGGAGTCATCGGTGCGAACTACATCGCAGGACAGTGTGGAATCGATAAGATTATTACGTTTGATATGGGTGGAACAAGCATTGACGTGAGTCTGATCGAAAACGGCGTTGCCCAAATTTCCAATGAACGGCTGATTGAAGGTTATCCAGCCCGGATTCCGATGATCGACATTGCAACCGTAGGCGCCGGGGGTGGCTCAATTGGGCAGATTGACGAAGGCGGCGCATTGAAGGTAGGCCCGCAAAGTGCAGGGGCGCTGCCGGGACCGGCCTGTTATGGACGGGGAGGTGAACTTCCCACGGTTACCGATGCGAACGTGGTGCTGGGGAAATTGAACCCTTACCGCATTCTGGGCGGCCGAATGGAGATCAAGGCTCCGCTTGCCGAACAAGCCATCACCCGCCATATCTCGCAGAAATCGGGATTAAGCCCCGATGAGGCAGCCGCAGGAATTGTATCCGTTGTCAATTCCAACATGATCCGGGCAATCCGGGTCGTGTCCGTAGAGAAGGGGTATGATCCCCGTGAATTCACACTGATGGCTTTTGGCGGCGCAGGACCGCTGCATGCATGTGAGGTTGCGCAAAAAATGGGCATCCACCGGGTCCTGATCCCGCCTTCTCCCGGAACGCTGTGCTCGCTTGGCCTGCTTATGGCGGATACCAAATTTGATCTCAGCCATTCCCGGATGTTGATTGCCGATCCAAGCAATGTACCCGCCCTGCAGGAAATATTCTCCCGCATGATCCGCGACGGCAGTGCATTCCTGGACAAAGAGCAGGTCGGGGACACGGAACGCGAATTCAAGTGTACGGTCGAATGCAGGTACGAGAAGCAAAACTATGAAATTCCGATTTCAATCGACCCCGGATTAACGGGGGATGTTCTGGAACAGATGATTCAAACGTTTCATGCCGAACACGAAAAACTGTACGGCTATTCCAATCACAATAAAAAAATACAGATGGTCAACTACCGGGTCAGCGCCATCGGCGTAATTGACAAGCCGGATCTGCCCGTCAAGGAAGCGGTCCCCGGTGCCAAGCCGCCTGAGCCGGCGGAAGTGCGCAATGTTCTGTTTGAGGGTGAGCCGGTGAGACATTTGACTAACGTCTACCACAGGGACGAGATAGAAACCGGCTGTCAGATTCAAGGTCCGGCCATCATCGAGGAAATGGACTCCACCACCATTCTCCCTCCGCATTGGGAGGCTTATGTCGATGAACTGGGCAATATCAGGGCCGCTTATCGGGAGGTGAAAGGAAATGAATAA
- a CDS encoding PfkB family carbohydrate kinase, protein MVKVIGIGDNVGDIYLDSYEMFPGGQALNFSVYAKRLGAESAYIGVFGDDAVARHIAGTLDEVGVDRSHCRHVQGENGYALVELVDGDRVFLGSNRGGVLKDKPIILDSKEEAYIRQFDLVHTSNNSYFNEQLSKVHKLGVAISYDFSKSWSNWRDVEQIAPHLDYGFLSCSSDMTDEEAAETCRKVHALGCRSVVATLGSRGAWFYDGELTLFQASQYVDPVDTLGAGDSFAAAFLVDYLRQNKLDQGLMNTSTHDREEACRQALASAASFAAQSCLERGAFGYGKKYQHPLPKRPRTNKSS, encoded by the coding sequence ATGGTAAAAGTGATTGGCATAGGAGACAATGTCGGCGATATCTATTTGGATTCCTATGAGATGTTCCCCGGGGGACAAGCCCTTAACTTCTCCGTCTACGCCAAGCGGCTGGGGGCAGAATCGGCTTATATTGGAGTCTTTGGCGATGATGCAGTGGCCCGCCATATTGCCGGTACGCTGGATGAAGTCGGAGTTGACCGCAGCCATTGCCGCCATGTTCAAGGGGAAAATGGATATGCTCTGGTGGAACTGGTAGACGGGGACCGGGTTTTTCTGGGAAGCAACCGGGGCGGGGTGCTGAAGGACAAGCCCATCATTCTTGACAGCAAGGAAGAGGCGTATATTAGGCAGTTTGATCTTGTCCATACCAGCAATAACAGCTATTTCAATGAGCAGCTGTCCAAGGTTCATAAGCTGGGTGTAGCCATCTCCTATGATTTCTCAAAAAGCTGGAGCAATTGGAGGGATGTGGAGCAAATCGCCCCTCACCTGGACTACGGTTTCCTCTCATGCAGCAGTGACATGACGGATGAAGAGGCGGCGGAGACCTGCCGTAAAGTTCATGCGCTGGGCTGCCGCAGCGTAGTCGCAACATTGGGGAGCCGGGGGGCTTGGTTCTATGATGGAGAACTAACATTGTTCCAAGCTTCACAGTATGTTGATCCGGTTGACACTTTGGGGGCAGGCGATTCATTTGCGGCGGCGTTTCTGGTTGATTATTTGCGTCAGAACAAGCTAGATCAGGGTCTGATGAATACCAGTACACATGACCGGGAAGAAGCCTGCCGGCAGGCACTCGCAAGCGCAGCTTCATTTGCGGCCCAAAGCTGTCTGGAACGAGGGGCCTTCGGCTACGGCAAAAAATATCAGCACCCGCTGCCGAAACGGCCGCGGACGAACAAATCATCCTAA
- a CDS encoding TetR/AcrR family transcriptional regulator C-terminal domain-containing protein, producing MSYSQVTKNALAHSLKKLMLTKPLHKITIQQLTDDCGVTRHTFYNHFQDIYELLGWVYQTEIVEGLEQYRNCAGWKQGFLSVLYYTQNNRTICLNTFHSLGREHLESFLYGVIYGVVIQVVEELDAREPERADVQAKQEIADFYTLAILGQVIHWLKAGADSDPARIVAKVARIMDGSISRGLANYHTPSYK from the coding sequence ATGTCCTATTCACAAGTCACGAAAAACGCCTTAGCACACTCACTCAAAAAGCTGATGCTCACAAAACCGCTCCACAAGATCACCATTCAGCAGCTTACGGATGATTGCGGGGTGACCCGGCATACCTTCTACAATCATTTCCAGGATATTTATGAACTGCTTGGCTGGGTCTACCAGACAGAAATCGTTGAGGGACTTGAGCAGTACCGCAATTGCGCCGGCTGGAAGCAGGGGTTCCTGAGCGTACTTTATTATACGCAAAACAACAGAACCATTTGCCTGAATACCTTCCATTCGCTGGGCCGGGAGCACTTGGAGAGCTTTTTGTACGGGGTGATCTACGGGGTAGTGATTCAGGTCGTGGAAGAACTGGATGCGCGGGAACCGGAACGGGCGGACGTGCAGGCCAAGCAGGAGATTGCTGATTTCTATACATTGGCTATTCTCGGGCAGGTGATCCATTGGCTAAAAGCAGGAGCGGACTCTGACCCGGCCCGGATCGTGGCAAAGGTAGCCCGGATTATGGACGGGAGCATCTCCCGGGGGCTGGCCAACTATCATACCCCCTCATACAAATGA
- a CDS encoding zinc ribbon domain-containing protein translates to MAKKHFICSKCGCKEYAVDQFQATGGNFAKLFDVQNKKFITISCRECGYTELYKSNTASGMNILDFLMN, encoded by the coding sequence ATGGCTAAGAAACATTTTATTTGCAGTAAATGCGGATGTAAAGAGTATGCCGTGGATCAGTTTCAGGCAACCGGCGGCAACTTTGCCAAGCTTTTTGATGTCCAGAACAAAAAATTCATCACCATCAGCTGCCGGGAATGCGGATATACTGAATTATACAAGTCCAATACGGCAAGCGGCATGAATATATTGGACTTCTTGATGAATTAG